One window of the Mytilus galloprovincialis chromosome 14, xbMytGall1.hap1.1, whole genome shotgun sequence genome contains the following:
- the LOC143059498 gene encoding ganglioside GM2 activator-like isoform X1: MAAILLCLLSLMVSANAKYTSLQWSKCGATLKSNPPLSLGSVSVTPVPVVIPGDINLSINGSLTRSVSSSSLTISIKRKTFLLDIPIPCISHVGSCTYNDICTMVDDMVTQNWAGIMGGIGTQIQAMLAKSGVTYNACPQPAQAVNIKSYSLHIPEIPKILSWFAAGDYHAHIEVNENSSGEQILCLDADLTVEHACSGFGCIFG; this comes from the exons ATGGCGGCGATATTGTTATGCTTGCTTTCTCTGATGGTTTCAGCAAATGCTAAATATACCTCTTTACAGTGGAGCAAATGTG gaGCGACTCTGAAATCGAACCCACCTCTATCCCTCGGAAGTGTAAGCGTAACCCCAGTACCGGTAGTAATTCCAGGTGACATCAACCTATCAATCAATGGGAGCCTCACACGGAGTGTTTCTAGTTCTTCTCTAACAATCTCCATAAAGAGGAAAACCTTCCTGTTGGATATCCCTATTCCGTGTATCTCCCACGTTGGTTCATG tacATACAACGATATCTGTACAATGGTAGATGATATGGTCACACAAAACTGGGCAGGGATTATGGGAGGAATAGGGACACAGATTCAGGCCATGCTAGCCAAAAGTGGTGTCACATATAACGCATGCCCACAACCAGCTCAAGCAGTAAATATTAAGAGCTACAGTCTCCACATTCCTGAAATACCAAAGATACTTTCTTGGTTCGCAGCG GGTGACTATCATGCTCACATCGAAGTGAACGAGAATTCTTCAGGTGAACAGATTCTGTGTCTTGATGCTGATTTGACTGTCGAGCATGCGTGCTCTGGATTCGGATGTATATTTGGATAG
- the LOC143059498 gene encoding ganglioside GM2 activator-like isoform X2 yields MAAILLCLLSLMVSANAKYTSLQWSKCGATLKSNPPLSLGSVSVTPVPVVIPGDINLSINGSLTRSVSSSSLTISIKRKTFLLDIPIPCISHVGSCTYNDICTMVDDMVTQNWAGIMGGIGTQIQAMLAKSGVTYNACPQPAQAVNIKSYSLHIPEIPKILSWFAAGDYHAHIEVNENSSGEQILCLDADLTVEHACSGFGCIFG; encoded by the exons ATGGCGGCGATATTGTTATGCTTGCTTTCTCTGATGGTTTCAGCAAATGCTAAATATACCTCTTTACAGTGGAGCAAATGTG gaGCGACTCTGAAATCGAACCCACCTCTATCCCTCGGAAGTGTAAGCGTAACCCCAGTACCGGTAGTAATTCCAGGTGACATCAACCTATCAATCAATGGGAGCCTCACACGGAGTGTTTCTAGTTCTTCTCTAACAATCTCCATAAAGAGGAAAACCTTCCTGTTGGATATCCCTATTCCGTGTATCTCCCACGTTGGTTCATG tacATACAACGATATCTGTACAATGGTAGATGATATGGTCACACAAAACTGGGCAGGGATTATGGGAGGAATAGGGACACAGATTCAGGCCATGCTAGCCAAAAGTGGTGTCACATATAACGCATGCCCACAACCAGCTCAAGCAGTAAATATTAAGAGCTACAGTCTCCACATTCCTGAAATACCAAAGATACTTTCTTGGTTCGCAGCG GGTGACTATCATGCACACATCGAAGTGAACGAGAATTCTTCAG GTGAACAGATTCTGTGTCTTGATGCTGATTTGACTGTCGAGCATGCGTGCTCTGGATTCGGATGTATATTTGGATAG